The following proteins are co-located in the Actinomycetota bacterium genome:
- a CDS encoding oxidoreductase, whose protein sequence is MEVRMGNEGGSRSVLITGCSTGIGRVTAERLIRGGWKVTATARRVETIKDLGDAGARVLPLDVTDEASMSGAVAAVEAADGAVDVLINNAGYGLQGPVEEFSMDEVRRQFETNVFGLIRLCQLVLPGMRRRGWGRIVNLSSIGGKVTFPGGGFYHGTKHAVEAISDALRFEVRPFGVKIIVVEPGTVLTPFGDTAVASISDGGPYAAFKEGLADTVKGAYDGPMARMAITPEKVAAVIEKAITKRRPRTRYPVGLPARMGIAMKRITPDRTFDAVLRSQFRSAEPPSRSV, encoded by the coding sequence ATGGAGGTACGGATGGGGAACGAGGGCGGGTCCCGGAGCGTCCTGATCACGGGCTGCTCGACGGGGATCGGACGCGTGACCGCCGAGCGCCTCATCCGCGGCGGCTGGAAGGTGACGGCGACGGCGCGGCGGGTCGAGACGATCAAGGATCTCGGCGACGCCGGCGCTCGAGTGTTGCCGCTGGACGTGACCGACGAAGCCTCGATGTCCGGCGCCGTCGCCGCCGTCGAGGCAGCCGACGGCGCGGTCGATGTGCTCATCAACAACGCGGGCTACGGGTTGCAAGGTCCGGTCGAGGAATTCTCGATGGACGAGGTGCGTCGTCAGTTCGAGACCAACGTCTTCGGGCTCATCCGCCTGTGCCAGCTCGTGCTCCCCGGCATGCGGCGTCGGGGCTGGGGGCGGATCGTGAACCTCTCGTCGATCGGCGGGAAGGTGACGTTCCCCGGCGGCGGCTTCTACCACGGCACGAAGCACGCGGTAGAGGCGATCAGCGACGCGCTCCGCTTCGAGGTCCGCCCGTTCGGTGTCAAGATCATCGTGGTCGAGCCGGGAACCGTCCTGACGCCGTTCGGCGACACGGCCGTCGCCAGCATCTCGGACGGCGGTCCCTACGCCGCGTTCAAGGAGGGTCTGGCCGACACCGTCAAAGGAGCCTACGACGGGCCGATGGCCCGCATGGCGATCACCCCCGAGAAGGTCGCCGCCGTCATCGAGAAAGCGATCACCAAACGCAGGCCACGAACCCGGTATCCGGTCGGACTTCCGGCGCGGATGGGGATCGCGATGAAGCGCATAACGCCGGACCGGACGTTCGACGCTGTGCTCCGCTCTCAGTTCCGGTCGGCCGAGCCCCCAAGTCGCAGCGTCTGA
- a CDS encoding nuclear transport factor 2 family protein, which translates to MQDKHPNAALVERFYEAFARHDGDAMVACYHAEVEFSDDVFGNLTSEQAAGMWRMFCETGTDLRVEASDIRADDRNGSARWDAWYTFAATGRPVHNVIHASFDFSNGLIRRHKDSFNFARWASQALGTPGKLLGRTPFLRKAVRRRAHKTLNDYLQSKS; encoded by the coding sequence ATGCAAGACAAGCATCCCAACGCGGCGCTGGTCGAACGCTTCTACGAAGCTTTCGCTCGCCACGACGGTGACGCCATGGTGGCCTGCTACCACGCGGAGGTCGAATTCTCCGACGATGTGTTCGGCAACCTCACGAGCGAGCAGGCGGCCGGTATGTGGCGGATGTTCTGCGAAACGGGCACGGATCTGCGGGTCGAAGCGAGTGACATCCGCGCGGACGACCGGAACGGCTCCGCCCGGTGGGACGCGTGGTACACGTTCGCGGCCACCGGACGCCCGGTGCACAACGTGATCCACGCCAGCTTCGACTTCTCGAACGGCTTGATCCGCCGCCACAAAGACTCGTTCAACTTCGCTCGGTGGGCCTCGCAAGCGCTGGGGACCCCGGGCAAGCTCCTGGGACGCACGCCGTTCCTCCGCAAGGCCGTGCGGCGCCGGGCGCACAAGACGCTGAACGACTACCTCCAGAGCAAGTCCTGA
- a CDS encoding DMT family transporter: MREEQEAAPAGFHVGGVAAVSSGVLLWAASTVIVKSSDVSGTTFAVCRLWVGVAALWLVSFATGHRPTREVWRATLLPGVLFAANIALFFEALQRSTVANVTLITSIQPALVFLVAGRLFRERITSWDVGWTAASLAGIGLVVAGSASEPGWHPSGDVFALLAILIWTVFFLASKRIRTTTGTIEYFTAVLGVAAVALTPVMLIAGGSFIDPSARDWLLIVIVAIGPGTVGHLLVTWAHKHVDVSLSSVIGVAQPVLAAAGAALFLGEELVLLQVVGGIITIVSVVSIVRRRRRPAPVIVPEGAP, from the coding sequence ATGCGCGAGGAGCAGGAGGCCGCTCCGGCCGGGTTCCACGTCGGCGGTGTCGCGGCCGTCTCGTCGGGCGTCCTTCTCTGGGCCGCGTCGACCGTGATCGTCAAGAGCTCGGACGTCTCGGGGACGACGTTCGCCGTCTGTCGGCTGTGGGTCGGTGTCGCCGCGCTCTGGCTCGTGAGTTTCGCGACCGGTCATCGGCCGACGCGGGAAGTCTGGCGCGCGACGCTCCTTCCCGGAGTCCTCTTCGCCGCCAACATCGCGCTCTTCTTCGAGGCGCTTCAGCGTTCGACCGTGGCGAACGTCACGCTGATCACCTCGATCCAGCCGGCGCTGGTTTTCCTCGTCGCGGGACGGCTCTTCCGGGAGCGCATCACATCGTGGGATGTCGGATGGACGGCCGCGTCGCTGGCGGGGATCGGGCTCGTCGTCGCCGGCTCGGCGAGCGAGCCCGGGTGGCATCCGTCCGGCGACGTGTTCGCGCTCCTGGCGATCCTGATCTGGACGGTGTTCTTCCTCGCGTCGAAGCGGATCCGCACTACCACCGGCACGATCGAGTACTTCACCGCCGTCCTCGGCGTGGCGGCGGTCGCGCTCACTCCGGTGATGCTCATCGCCGGCGGCTCGTTCATCGACCCGAGCGCGCGGGACTGGCTGCTGATCGTGATCGTTGCGATCGGCCCGGGAACGGTCGGCCACTTGCTCGTAACGTGGGCGCACAAGCACGTGGACGTTTCACTGTCCTCGGTCATCGGGGTTGCGCAGCCGGTGCTCGCGGCGGCCGGCGCCGCGCTGTTCCTCGGTGAGGAGCTCGTCCTGCTGCAGGTGGTGGGAGGCATCATCACCATCGTGTCGGTGGTTTCGATCGTTCGGCGGCGCCGGCGGCCGGCGCCGGTCATCGTCCCGGAAGGTGCTCCGTGA
- a CDS encoding TetR/AcrR family transcriptional regulator — protein sequence MRASDRREQILATARRRFARAGYEHTSLDDIAKAAGVTKPVLYRHFSGKRDLYLAVLDEHLSELIRRLWVALSAAPDPQDRLRNGLSAYFAFAEERADGFRMLVEAGARNDPDTYARLGSAWDTLADGIARTVGDLLRSAGLDPAGAPIYARALIGMTQSVADWWLRTKRVPREDLVDYLLALAWRGFDGLPRDPTHRQVAAGV from the coding sequence ATGCGAGCGTCCGACAGGCGCGAGCAGATCCTTGCGACCGCGCGACGCCGGTTCGCTCGCGCCGGCTACGAGCACACGAGCCTCGACGACATCGCGAAAGCGGCCGGCGTCACGAAGCCGGTCCTCTATCGACACTTCAGCGGGAAGCGCGACCTGTACCTCGCCGTCCTCGACGAGCATCTCTCGGAGCTGATCCGACGGCTGTGGGTCGCACTCTCGGCAGCGCCCGATCCGCAAGATAGGCTCCGCAACGGGCTCTCCGCGTACTTCGCGTTCGCAGAGGAGCGCGCCGACGGATTCCGAATGCTCGTCGAAGCAGGCGCCCGCAACGATCCGGATACCTATGCGCGGCTCGGGTCCGCCTGGGACACCCTTGCCGACGGCATCGCGCGAACGGTCGGGGATCTCCTGCGCAGCGCCGGCCTCGATCCGGCCGGCGCGCCGATCTACGCGCGCGCTCTCATCGGGATGACGCAGTCGGTCGCGGACTGGTGGCTTCGTACGAAGCGCGTTCCGCGTGAGGACCTCGTGGACTATCTCCTCGCTCTTGCATGGCGCGGCTTCGACGGGCTCCCCCGCGACCCGACCCACCGCCAGGTCGCTGCCGGCGTTTGA